Proteins encoded within one genomic window of Ottowia sp. SB7-C50:
- the fabZ gene encoding 3-hydroxyacyl-ACP dehydratase FabZ, translated as MMDIHRILTKLPHRYPFLLVDRVLDIDLEAKTIRALKNVTVNEPFFTGHFPNRPVMPGVLMLEAMAQSCALLSFETEGISLGDDQVFYFVGIDGARFKRPVEPGDQLILHAALDRARAGIYRFNCKATVGDDVACEAAIMCTMRDVS; from the coding sequence ATGATGGACATTCACCGCATCCTGACCAAGCTGCCGCACCGCTATCCCTTCCTGCTGGTCGATCGCGTGCTCGACATCGACCTTGAGGCCAAGACGATACGGGCGCTGAAGAACGTCACCGTCAACGAACCGTTCTTCACCGGCCACTTTCCCAACCGGCCGGTCATGCCGGGCGTGCTGATGCTGGAGGCCATGGCCCAGTCGTGCGCGCTGCTGTCGTTCGAGACCGAAGGCATCTCGCTCGGCGACGACCAGGTGTTCTACTTCGTCGGCATCGACGGCGCGCGCTTCAAGCGGCCGGTGGAGCCGGGCGACCAGCTCATCCTGCATGCCGCGCTGGACCGCGCCCGCGCCGGCATCTACCGCTTCAACTGCAAGGCCACCGTGGGCGACGACGTCGCCTGCGAGGCGGCCATCATGTGCACGATGAGGGATGTCAGTTGA
- the lpxB gene encoding lipid-A-disaccharide synthase, with protein sequence MTPGPTQRAPRFGMVAGEASGDLLAAHLLAALRARWPDLQAAGIGGAEMQRRGFDAWWPVEKLSVRGYLEVLPRLPELLWIRKRLTKTLLAQKPDLFIGVDAPDFNFELEARLKAAGLKTLHFVSPSFWAWRPEKLARLKAAADHVLCLFPFEPELLAQHGIGASYVGHPLASSIPLQPDRAAARRALGLPDAGPLVALLPGSRAAEVKHLGSRFFQAAALIRQARPATQFIVPTVPHLLPQVQALARASGLGDAVHVVRGQSHAALAACDVTLIASGTATLEAALFKRPMVIAYAMPDVSYRVMRKKRQLPWVGLPNVLCAPREWLHRPADVSPHDWADRTDAPFVVPELIQHAATPPALAQAVLDWLAAPEKIDAVQQRFAALHHDLKRDTAQLATDAIETLLAR encoded by the coding sequence ATGACGCCGGGGCCGACACAGCGCGCGCCGCGATTCGGCATGGTGGCGGGCGAAGCCTCGGGCGATCTGCTGGCCGCGCACCTGCTGGCCGCGCTGCGCGCGCGCTGGCCCGACCTGCAGGCGGCCGGCATCGGCGGCGCCGAGATGCAGCGCCGGGGCTTCGACGCGTGGTGGCCGGTCGAAAAACTCTCGGTGCGCGGTTACCTTGAAGTGCTGCCGCGCCTGCCCGAGCTGCTATGGATTCGAAAGCGCCTGACGAAGACCCTGCTTGCGCAAAAGCCCGATCTGTTCATTGGTGTCGACGCGCCGGACTTCAACTTCGAGCTGGAAGCGCGCCTGAAGGCCGCGGGCCTGAAGACGCTGCATTTCGTCAGCCCCTCCTTCTGGGCCTGGCGTCCCGAAAAGCTGGCGCGGCTGAAAGCGGCCGCCGACCATGTGCTGTGCCTGTTCCCCTTCGAGCCCGAACTGCTGGCCCAGCACGGCATCGGCGCCAGCTACGTCGGCCATCCGCTGGCCAGCAGCATTCCCCTGCAGCCCGACCGGGCCGCCGCGCGGCGCGCGCTGGGCCTGCCGGACGCCGGGCCGCTGGTGGCCCTGCTGCCCGGCAGCCGCGCGGCCGAGGTCAAGCACCTGGGTTCACGGTTCTTTCAGGCCGCAGCGCTGATCAGGCAGGCGCGACCAGCTACACAATTCATAGTTCCCACGGTGCCGCACCTGCTGCCACAGGTCCAGGCGCTGGCGCGCGCCAGCGGGCTGGGCGACGCCGTGCACGTGGTGCGCGGCCAGTCGCACGCTGCGCTGGCCGCGTGCGACGTCACGCTGATCGCCAGCGGCACCGCCACGCTGGAGGCGGCGCTGTTCAAGCGCCCCATGGTCATTGCCTACGCCATGCCCGATGTCAGCTACCGCGTGATGCGCAAGAAGCGCCAGCTGCCCTGGGTGGGCCTGCCCAACGTGCTGTGCGCCCCGCGCGAATGGCTGCACCGCCCGGCCGACGTGTCGCCGCACGACTGGGCCGACCGCACCGACGCGCCTTTCGTCGTGCCTGAGCTGATCCAGCACGCGGCCACGCCGCCCGCGCTGGCGCAGGCGGTGCTGGACTGGCTGGCCGCGCCTGAGAAAATCGACGCGGTGCAGCAGCGCTTTGCCGCGCTGCACCACGACCTGAAACGTGACACTGCCCAATTGGCCACCGATGCGATCGAGACGCTTCTTGCGCGCTGA
- the lpxD gene encoding UDP-3-O-(3-hydroxymyristoyl)glucosamine N-acyltransferase codes for MTLRTGAIVQALGGQLFGDPDRVIARLAPLESAQPTELSFLVNPRLAHLLSATQAGCVIVGPAMADAARTRAHGGGDCIVADDPHLYFARLTQLWKRLHGGAPKPGIHPSAIVEEGAFVDPTASVGAQCFVGRGARIGAGSVLKPRVTVGEDCVLGARCIVQSGAVIGGDGFGFAPRDGGWEKIEQLGAVRIGDDVEIGANTCIDRGALDDTVIEDGVKLDNLIQIGHNCHIGKHTAMAGCVGVAGSARIGAHCTVGGAGMILGHLTIADHVHISSASIVTRSILKPGHYTGFYPIAENAEWEKNAATLKQIHRLRERVRRLEGGLADRPDES; via the coding sequence ATGACATTGCGAACCGGCGCCATCGTCCAGGCCCTGGGCGGTCAGCTGTTCGGCGACCCCGACCGGGTCATCGCCCGCCTGGCGCCACTCGAAAGCGCCCAGCCCACTGAACTGAGCTTTCTCGTCAACCCGCGGCTGGCGCACCTGCTGTCGGCCACCCAGGCGGGTTGCGTCATCGTCGGCCCCGCCATGGCCGATGCCGCGCGCACGCGCGCGCACGGCGGCGGTGACTGCATCGTGGCCGACGACCCGCACCTGTATTTCGCCCGCCTGACGCAACTGTGGAAGCGCCTGCACGGCGGTGCGCCCAAGCCGGGCATTCACCCGAGCGCCATCGTCGAGGAGGGCGCCTTCGTCGACCCCACCGCCAGCGTGGGCGCGCAGTGCTTCGTTGGGCGCGGCGCGCGCATTGGCGCGGGCAGCGTGCTGAAGCCGCGCGTCACCGTGGGCGAAGACTGCGTGCTGGGCGCGCGCTGCATCGTGCAGAGCGGCGCGGTGATCGGCGGCGACGGCTTCGGCTTTGCGCCGCGCGACGGCGGCTGGGAAAAGATCGAGCAGCTGGGCGCCGTGCGCATTGGCGACGACGTGGAAATCGGCGCCAACACCTGCATCGACCGCGGCGCGCTGGACGACACCGTGATCGAGGATGGCGTCAAGCTCGACAACCTGATCCAGATCGGCCACAACTGCCACATTGGCAAGCACACGGCCATGGCCGGCTGCGTGGGCGTGGCGGGCAGCGCGCGCATCGGCGCCCACTGCACCGTGGGCGGCGCGGGCATGATCCTGGGTCACCTGACCATTGCCGACCACGTGCACATCTCGTCGGCGTCGATCGTCACGCGCTCCATCCTCAAGCCGGGGCACTACACTGGCTTCTACCCCATCGCCGAAAACGCCGAATGGGAAAAGAACGCGGCCACGCTCAAGCAGATCCATCGCCTGCGCGAGCGTGTGCGGCGCCTGGAAGGCGGGCTGGCCGACCGCCCCGACGAGTCATAG
- the lpxA gene encoding acyl-ACP--UDP-N-acetylglucosamine O-acyltransferase, translating to MTQVHSTALIDPKAELDSSVNVGPYAVIGPHVRIGAGTTVGAHCVIEGHTTLGRDNRIFQFASLGAAPQDKKYAGEPTRLDIGDGNTIREFVTINTGTVQDQGITRLGDDNWIMAYVHIAHDCQLGSHIILANAVQLAGHVHLGDWVFLGGLTGVHQFGRVGAHAMTAFQTRLAQDVPPFVTAGGNPAEAQSINAEGLKRRGFSPERITLIKQMYRLLYRKGLTLEAARQQIDALRGELAEADADINLMQDFLSSATRGIVR from the coding sequence ATGACCCAGGTTCACTCTACCGCGCTGATCGATCCGAAGGCCGAACTCGATTCGAGCGTCAACGTCGGCCCCTACGCGGTCATTGGCCCGCATGTGCGCATCGGCGCCGGCACCACCGTGGGCGCGCACTGCGTCATCGAAGGCCACACCACGCTGGGGCGCGACAACCGCATCTTTCAGTTCGCCAGCCTGGGCGCCGCGCCGCAGGACAAGAAATACGCCGGCGAGCCGACGCGGCTCGACATCGGCGACGGCAACACCATTCGCGAATTCGTCACCATCAACACCGGCACGGTGCAGGACCAGGGCATTACCCGGCTGGGCGACGACAACTGGATCATGGCGTATGTGCACATCGCGCACGACTGCCAGCTGGGCAGCCACATCATCCTGGCCAACGCGGTGCAGCTGGCGGGGCACGTGCATCTGGGCGACTGGGTGTTCCTGGGCGGTCTGACCGGCGTGCACCAGTTTGGGCGCGTCGGTGCGCACGCCATGACGGCCTTCCAGACCCGGCTGGCGCAGGACGTGCCACCCTTCGTCACGGCCGGCGGCAACCCGGCCGAGGCGCAGAGCATCAACGCCGAAGGGCTGAAGCGCCGCGGCTTTTCGCCCGAGCGCATCACGCTCATCAAGCAGATGTACCGCCTGCTGTACCGCAAGGGCCTGACGCTGGAGGCCGCGCGCCAGCAGATCGACGCGCTGCGCGGCGAGCTGGCCGAGGCGGACGCCGACATCAACTTGATGCAGGACTTCCTGTCGTCGGCCACGCGCGGCATCGTGCGCTGA